Sequence from the Pseudomonadota bacterium genome:
CTATTCACTGAATTTTAAAAAGGGGGAACTATATGGCAACGAAAAAGACAACTGTAAATCCTGAATTTATGTACATTTCCTTAGACAAGATTGTAGTAATGGCACAGGTGAGATCAAACATTGATATCGAAACAGACTCATTCAAGTCGCTCATGCAATCAATCAAAGACAAAGGCATCCTGGAACCGCTTATTGTAACAGGACAGGATAATGGGACGTATTTACTCATTTGCGGGGAGAGGCGTCTTGTAGCAGCCAGACAATTAGGACTTGAATCCGTACCGGTGAGAGTTGTTGAAGCAGGAAAAGAATTAGGTGATACCATTGCCCTTCAACTGACGGAGAACCTCCAGCGTGAAGACTTAAATCCCATAGATCAGGCCAAAGGAATTCTTACATATATTCAGGCGAAACATCCTGACAAAGGATATAACGTGGATAACTTTATGGCCGATTTGGTGAACTACGAGCGCTCTCCTGACTACCTCCAGGATGGAGTTTCTGACACATTGTCAGAAACGGTCAATATCTCTGGAAAGTCAATACGGACGCTGCATCGCACT
This genomic interval carries:
- a CDS encoding ParB/RepB/Spo0J family partition protein, encoding MATKKTTVNPEFMYISLDKIVVMAQVRSNIDIETDSFKSLMQSIKDKGILEPLIVTGQDNGTYLLICGERRLVAARQLGLESVPVRVVEAGKELGDTIALQLTENLQREDLNPIDQAKGILTYIQAKHPDKGYNVDNFMADLVNYERSPDYLQDGVSDTLSETVNISGKSIRTLHRT